The bacterium genome includes a region encoding these proteins:
- a CDS encoding maleylpyruvate isomerase family mycothiol-dependent enzyme: MSFDTDAYVAATAREGAAVSAVAAAGDLDAPVPSCPRWHLQKLVGHLGWVYNWVSEHIEQRSATVLNRDDVPRPPQGEAVVDWYAAAHARVLDALSGIGPAEEVWSWAGINTGAFWHRRMAQESLIHRWDAENAVGEPGRLDSDLAADGVDELVGVILPFQARMAQEPLPAGTLHLHRTDGDGEWLCRIAGGRMEVERIHGRGDVAARGTGEQLDLVLWRRIAPDEVEVFGDVGVLAAWTALGR, from the coding sequence ATGAGCTTCGACACCGACGCCTATGTCGCCGCCACCGCACGCGAGGGTGCCGCGGTCAGCGCGGTCGCCGCTGCCGGTGACCTGGACGCCCCGGTTCCCAGTTGCCCCCGCTGGCACCTGCAGAAACTGGTCGGCCATCTGGGCTGGGTCTACAACTGGGTCAGCGAGCACATCGAGCAACGATCGGCCACGGTGCTGAACCGGGACGACGTTCCCCGCCCGCCGCAGGGCGAGGCGGTGGTCGACTGGTATGCCGCGGCTCACGCCAGGGTGCTGGACGCTCTGAGCGGGATCGGTCCCGCCGAGGAGGTGTGGAGTTGGGCGGGCATCAACACGGGCGCGTTCTGGCACCGGCGCATGGCGCAGGAGAGCCTCATCCACCGCTGGGACGCCGAGAACGCGGTGGGCGAGCCCGGCCGTCTCGACAGCGACCTGGCGGCCGACGGCGTGGACGAACTCGTCGGCGTGATCCTTCCGTTCCAGGCACGCATGGCGCAGGAGCCGCTGCCGGCCGGGACCCTGCACCTGCACCGCACCGACGGTGACGGCGAGTGGCTCTGCCGGATCGCCGGGGGGCGCATGGAGGTCGAACGGATCCACGGGCGCGGCGACGTCGCCGCGCGGGGCACCGGTGAGCAACTCGACTTGGTGCTCTGGCGACGCATCGCGCCGGACGAGGTCGAGGTCTTCGGCGATGTCGGTGTGCTGGCCGCCTGGACGGCACTGGGCCGCTGA